Below is a window of Pseudomonas monteilii DNA.
GGAGGCATCGACGTCCAGGCCATAGCGAATGGCGATGTCCACGGGATCGCGGAACAGGTCTACAAGCTGGTCCGACAGCAGGAACCGGAGATGCAGCAGGGGGTGTTCGCGGCGAAAGTCCGTGAGCCAGGGCAGCAGCAGGTTGCGTCCCAAGTCGGAGGGCGCGGACAGTTGCAGGGTGCCTTGCAGTTGTGCCGGATCGCGACGCAGGTCGTCGCGCCCACGCTGGAGGGCTTCGAGCGCCGTCAGGGCAGAAGGCAGGTACTGCTCGCCCTCGGCGGTCAGGCGCAGGCTGCGGGTGGTGCGGGCGAACAAGCGTACATCCAGTTCGCGCTCCAGGCGCTTGACCGCTTCGGCTGCCTGGCCAGGCAGCAGTCCAGCCTCCAGCGCCGCTGCCGTGAAGCTGCCGAGCGCAGCGCTGCGGACGAAGATTTCCAGGTCGTTGAAGCGGATCATTGTCATTCCCGGTGTGAAAGTGTTTGCGCCTCTGGCGCCTGTTTGATGGGCGCCCTGGCGGTCATACTGCGTGGGTCAATCACATCACATTCAGCGACGAGTGCCTATGAAAGCCATCAGTTTCACCCAGCACGGCCTGCCCATCGAAGACCCCGACGCTCTGCAGGACACCACGCTGCCCATGCCGACACCTGGCCCACGCGATGTGCTGGTCGAAGTGAGCGCGGTCGCGGTCAATCCGGTGGACACCAAGGTGCGGGCCGGTACTTTCACTCAAGAGCCAAAAATACTGGGTTGGGACGCAGCGGGCATCGTGCGTGAAGTCGGCGCCCAGGTGACCCTGTTCAAGCCGGGCGATGCCGTCTACTACGCCGGCTCGATCGCGCGTCCCGGCAGCTACAGCCAGTACCATGTGGTCGACGAGCGCATCGTCGGGCATCAGCCCCGCACGCTCGGCGCCGCTGAAGCCGCCGCGTTGCCGTTGACCTCGATCACCGCGTGGGAACTGCTGTTCGACCGCCTGGGCGTGGCCGAAGGCGGCGGGGAAGGGGATGTCCTGCTGATCATGGGCGCCGGTGGTGGTGTCGGCTCGATGCTGGTGCAGCTGGCCCGACAGCTGACCCAGCTGACGGTCGTCGGAACGGCATCGCGCGCGCAGACCACCGAGTGGGTCCGCGAGCTGGGCGCCCATCACGTGATCGACCATGGCCAACCCCTGCTGCCGCAATTGCAGGCGCTGGGCATCGAGCACGTCAGTCACGTCGCCAGCCTGACGCACACCGACCACTACCTGCCGCAACTGATCGAGGTGCTGCGCCCCCAGGGCCGGCTCGCGGTGATCGACGACCCGCAGGTCCTGGACGTCATGCCGCTCAAGCGCAAATCGCTGTCGCTGCATTGGGAATTGATGTTCACCCGCTCGCTGTTCGAGACGCCGGACATGATCCAGCAGCATCACCTGCTCGAGCGCGTGGCACAACTGATCGATCAGGGTATCCTGCGCACGACGCTGGGCGAGCACTTCGGTGCCATCAATGCCGCCAACATGCGCCGTGCCCATGCGGTGCTGGAAAGCGGCAAGGCCCGCGGCAAGCTCGTGCTCGAAGGTTTCTGAGCCTGGGTGCAGGCCTGGCCGGGGCGCTCAGTCCCGTCAGGCCGCACCTTGCCCGGTTCACAGGATTGAAGGAGTCTGCATGACCGAACACACCCCACCCATCGTGCTGCTGGCCACGCTCACGGCCAAGGCCGGGCAGGCCGATGCCCTCAAGG
It encodes the following:
- a CDS encoding LysR family transcriptional regulator, which encodes MIRFNDLEIFVRSAALGSFTAAALEAGLLPGQAAEAVKRLERELDVRLFARTTRSLRLTAEGEQYLPSALTALEALQRGRDDLRRDPAQLQGTLQLSAPSDLGRNLLLPWLTDFRREHPLLHLRFLLSDQLVDLFRDPVDIAIRYGLDVDASYVALPLAPRNRKVLVASPRYLARCGQPQAPEDLRDHQCLLYMQQGRLYDKWRLGTETVQVGGTLLSDDADVARRWAVAGEGITYKSWLDVSDDVLAGRLVLLMPDHPGPALPLSLVCPHRKQLSPTVTRLHAWLSERFAGLPDPDKAAPSTR
- a CDS encoding NADPH:quinone reductase, giving the protein MKAISFTQHGLPIEDPDALQDTTLPMPTPGPRDVLVEVSAVAVNPVDTKVRAGTFTQEPKILGWDAAGIVREVGAQVTLFKPGDAVYYAGSIARPGSYSQYHVVDERIVGHQPRTLGAAEAAALPLTSITAWELLFDRLGVAEGGGEGDVLLIMGAGGGVGSMLVQLARQLTQLTVVGTASRAQTTEWVRELGAHHVIDHGQPLLPQLQALGIEHVSHVASLTHTDHYLPQLIEVLRPQGRLAVIDDPQVLDVMPLKRKSLSLHWELMFTRSLFETPDMIQQHHLLERVAQLIDQGILRTTLGEHFGAINAANMRRAHAVLESGKARGKLVLEGF